One window of Cohnella hashimotonis genomic DNA carries:
- a CDS encoding thiamine pyrophosphate-binding protein codes for MKKRVYTLLVEHFKNWGITHVFGIPGKSISPLMLELESYGIEYVLGRHEAGSGFEASGYALAKKTMGIAIGTSGPGGTNLITAAGQAKEFQLPVLFITGQPSMQETGRALSQDSSQFGADLVKMFEPVTLFSARIERGDLLYLYLKHALEKACTGEKGPVHLCIPFDVLMEEVEPFYLPLPDHISPVVSRDIDKAVKLLNEAKKPVLFLGKGAVMSDAYPQLRTIAEHWGIPVMTTPGGKGAFPTNHPLYLGGYGLGGSKHATAYMKSGIDLMIVVGSKLCDMSLSGFTADMEPEKVLQFEYDLKFAGKTIQAPTQIILGDIHSNLTQLIVQSGAAARETEMLAGRAEAAAAASAMESMESASASALSAGTAFRSLRAALPKDAVLFGDAGSHSFHAVQNFEIIEPGTFYFDEVFIAMGAAIGYAIGAKIAMQDRPVVCVTGDGCIMMHGTEISTAVNHGIPVIFFVLNNGRLDMVEKGMSYNTGRSVGAVYERPLDVSLFAQSMGASAYRCETGSEIENAVQFALRSSTTTVIEVMVDPQEIPPILTRLLSLD; via the coding sequence ATGAAAAAGAGAGTGTATACCCTGCTGGTCGAACACTTCAAAAATTGGGGAATTACTCACGTATTCGGCATCCCTGGAAAGTCCATTTCTCCTCTTATGCTCGAGCTCGAAAGCTATGGCATCGAATATGTGCTGGGGCGTCACGAAGCCGGCAGCGGATTCGAAGCGTCCGGCTACGCGCTGGCGAAAAAAACGATGGGCATTGCGATCGGCACCTCCGGACCGGGCGGAACGAATCTGATTACGGCCGCGGGGCAGGCCAAGGAGTTCCAGCTGCCCGTATTGTTCATCACCGGACAGCCGTCGATGCAGGAGACCGGGCGCGCGTTGAGCCAGGATTCAAGCCAGTTCGGCGCAGATCTGGTCAAGATGTTCGAGCCCGTCACCTTGTTCAGCGCCCGCATCGAGCGGGGGGATCTGCTTTACCTGTACCTGAAGCATGCCTTGGAAAAAGCCTGCACGGGCGAAAAAGGTCCCGTTCATCTGTGCATTCCGTTCGACGTGCTGATGGAGGAGGTGGAGCCCTTCTACCTGCCTCTGCCCGACCATATCTCGCCTGTCGTATCGCGCGACATCGATAAGGCCGTCAAGCTGCTTAACGAGGCCAAGAAGCCGGTTCTCTTTCTGGGCAAAGGCGCCGTCATGTCGGATGCCTATCCCCAATTGCGGACGATTGCCGAGCATTGGGGAATTCCCGTCATGACCACGCCCGGGGGCAAAGGGGCTTTTCCCACCAATCATCCCTTGTACCTGGGCGGGTACGGTCTCGGCGGTTCCAAGCATGCAACCGCATATATGAAGTCCGGCATCGACCTGATGATCGTCGTCGGCAGCAAGCTTTGCGACATGTCGTTGTCCGGTTTTACGGCCGATATGGAGCCCGAGAAGGTTTTGCAATTCGAGTACGACCTGAAGTTCGCAGGCAAGACCATACAGGCGCCGACGCAAATTATCCTTGGCGATATTCACTCCAACCTGACGCAGCTCATTGTGCAGAGCGGAGCGGCGGCCAGGGAGACCGAAATGCTGGCTGGAAGGGCAGAAGCGGCGGCAGCAGCCTCCGCCATGGAATCGATGGAATCGGCGTCCGCTTCCGCGTTATCCGCGGGAACGGCGTTCAGGAGCTTGCGGGCCGCGCTTCCCAAAGATGCCGTTCTTTTCGGGGATGCAGGCAGCCACTCCTTTCACGCGGTGCAAAACTTCGAGATTATCGAGCCCGGGACGTTCTACTTCGATGAAGTGTTCATCGCGATGGGGGCAGCCATCGGCTATGCGATCGGCGCCAAGATCGCGATGCAAGACCGCCCTGTCGTCTGCGTGACCGGCGACGGCTGCATCATGATGCACGGCACCGAGATCTCGACGGCGGTGAACCACGGGATTCCGGTCATTTTCTTCGTACTGAATAATGGGCGTCTGGATATGGTCGAGAAGGGCATGTCCTACAACACGGGGCGCTCCGTCGGCGCTGTCTATGAGCGGCCGCTGGACGTCAGCTTGTTCGCCCAATCCATGGGCGCGTCGGCCTACCGCTGCGAGACCGGATCGGAAATCGAGAACGCCGTTCAATTCGCCTTGCGGTCCAGTACAACGACGGTCATCGAGGTCATGGTGGATCCGCAGGAAATTCCGCCGATTCTGACCAGACTGCTCAGCCTTGATTAA
- a CDS encoding DUF2269 family protein: protein MFALLLVLHIFSAVAVIGSAFLVPIIRRSAKTAAQLRFFFDMTTKVTWISKIGAALLVITGIWLMVHAKAGFTQMWLNLSILLSLVLVVTIGGFIEPRIQRIEAASKGQGHELSDEVRLAMRKLVPLETTAQLLILAVTVLMVVKPMF, encoded by the coding sequence ATGTTCGCCTTGCTGCTTGTATTGCATATTTTCAGCGCGGTTGCGGTAATCGGCTCGGCCTTCTTGGTGCCGATCATCCGCAGATCGGCCAAAACCGCCGCACAGCTTCGCTTTTTTTTTGATATGACGACCAAGGTGACCTGGATTTCCAAGATTGGCGCCGCATTGCTCGTGATCACCGGCATTTGGCTTATGGTTCATGCCAAGGCGGGGTTTACTCAAATGTGGCTAAATCTCTCCATCCTGTTATCGCTGGTACTCGTTGTCACGATCGGGGGATTCATCGAACCGCGTATTCAACGGATCGAAGCCGCATCCAAAGGCCAAGGTCATGAATTATCCGACGAGGTCAGGCTGGCGATGCGAAAACTGGTGCCCTTGGAAACGACGGCTCAGCTGTTAATCCTGGCCGTAACCGTGCTGATGGTCGTTAAACCGATGTTCTAA
- a CDS encoding NAD(P)-dependent oxidoreductase, producing MKIIVFGATGNTGKRVLAQGVRMGHEMTAFVRNPEKLYEQQGTQSAKQVKVIAQDILNPDSVFAALAHQDVAVIAAGHAGQGEEFIAIVGNIVSQCERQPLFSGRVWMMGGAGLLDIPHTGLTGNELPGFPPTFQYHNRNLDRLRQTGLDWSVMCPGTMVEAKPDSSPIHLHVTTDALPLPFPDTIQALSENELAGHLFSRLQELDVAYEDVADCMLTHVDLAGPYKGKRVGLAYREEKPAR from the coding sequence ATGAAGATCATTGTATTCGGCGCAACGGGGAATACGGGGAAAAGAGTGCTGGCTCAAGGCGTTCGAATGGGGCATGAAATGACCGCTTTCGTACGCAATCCGGAAAAGCTGTATGAGCAGCAAGGCACGCAGTCCGCTAAGCAAGTAAAGGTAATTGCGCAGGATATTTTGAATCCGGACAGCGTCTTTGCGGCGCTGGCGCATCAGGACGTCGCCGTTATCGCCGCCGGTCATGCAGGTCAGGGAGAAGAATTCATTGCGATCGTCGGCAACATCGTCAGCCAGTGCGAGCGTCAGCCGCTCTTTTCCGGACGCGTATGGATGATGGGAGGCGCCGGGCTGCTGGATATCCCGCATACCGGTCTTACCGGCAACGAGCTGCCGGGCTTCCCGCCGACCTTCCAATACCACAACCGGAACCTGGACCGTCTGCGGCAGACCGGACTGGATTGGTCCGTGATGTGTCCGGGAACGATGGTCGAAGCCAAGCCCGATTCCTCGCCGATTCATTTGCATGTCACCACGGATGCCTTGCCCTTGCCGTTTCCTGATACGATACAGGCGCTCTCCGAGAACGAGCTGGCGGGCCACTTGTTCAGCCGTCTTCAGGAGCTGGATGTCGCCTATGAAGATGTCGCGGATTGCATGCTCACCCACGTGGATCTTGCGGGGCCGTATAAAGGAAAAAGGGTGGGTCTCGCCTATCGGGAAGAGAAGCCGGCTCGCTAA
- a CDS encoding BlaI/MecI/CopY family transcriptional regulator, whose protein sequence is MNNLPHITDAEHEVMKLLWQKEPLSANEIILKLTEQMQWSDQTVKTFLNRLHKKNAIGFEKTGRNYLYYPLVSYDEYLKSENRSFLNRVYNGAVGTLFAKFLEEEQLSENEIKALQQLLEEKKQS, encoded by the coding sequence GTGAACAATCTCCCCCATATCACCGATGCCGAGCATGAAGTCATGAAGCTTCTCTGGCAGAAGGAGCCGTTGTCCGCCAATGAGATCATTCTTAAGTTGACGGAGCAAATGCAGTGGTCGGATCAAACCGTCAAAACGTTTCTGAACCGCCTGCACAAGAAAAATGCGATCGGCTTCGAGAAAACAGGCAGGAATTATCTTTATTATCCGTTGGTTTCCTACGATGAATACTTAAAGTCCGAGAACCGCTCCTTTTTGAACAGGGTGTATAATGGCGCGGTAGGGACGTTGTTTGCCAAATTTTTAGAGGAAGAACAGCTCTCGGAAAATGAGATTAAGGCGCTTCAACAACTGCTGGAAGAGAAGAAGCAATCATGA
- a CDS encoding M56 family metallopeptidase produces the protein MIVLKTIFLLILSASLGSAVIVLLLLFIRRLLHLRLKPAVIHFLWLLVLIKLLIPVGPSSSISLFNLMPQTVAGKWTVGQSDMAAPLGFVNDREDSEPQPSASAAPASNTDTKVGSQEDSVSLDSSPARLGESISIKATSRWSNLLRAGLFIWLGGIAFLSIYHIIGTLVFRKRVRFSRPIHNEEVLSAVRACSEKLGLKRTIPVYESSCVQSPCIYGTIKPRIFMPEDILVIADSRQLTHILLHELAHDKRKDLWLNSLWTLAVWLHWFNPLVWLARRKMVADRELACDAVVLEALGEKESASYGLTLLMLSRLFSRSSSMRANLSHFFNNTNETKRRIAMITKFKQGSSKLSVMAIVSILFLGAILLTNANAESNASKAEDAKKENTVSSFRIDRLMPSFKWFHNLGRALAFASFDFKVPDYVPEGYRLKYIDMGKNFSKANQADLVEYVSITFVENFGRQDERNIEVYASRGKGTMLEHNLLWGASYSREPGRALSYRQEALTVGDRTGTMYTTSRSRYKQPPETAKSFVWQENEITYAVNYYSKDLDHDELAKIVQSAVWPDQVRHVDYSGAGNSFPLYDEKDLQEAKDILGFPVKFPFDISAYGLKLSDSILLQANDQNTGFPLRPDTDALWHSYRVPYDSSIYELNDYISFYQSKAPVVDVNKLSFLRTLEISGIGISVYTDPDHVYSEPIHSDNNKLKFKSQTYYVWEQNGIHYTAYFVGVDRHQEENLEALVLAPVQ, from the coding sequence ATGATCGTCCTGAAAACGATTTTCCTCCTGATCTTGAGCGCTTCGTTGGGATCGGCTGTAATCGTCCTGCTGCTGCTCTTCATTCGGCGTTTGTTACATCTGCGATTGAAGCCTGCTGTCATTCATTTTCTGTGGCTCCTGGTCTTGATTAAGCTGCTGATCCCTGTCGGTCCGTCGAGTTCGATCAGTTTGTTTAATCTGATGCCTCAGACGGTTGCAGGCAAATGGACAGTCGGACAAAGCGATATGGCCGCCCCCTTGGGATTCGTGAACGATAGAGAAGATAGCGAGCCGCAACCGAGCGCTTCTGCCGCACCCGCATCCAATACGGACACAAAGGTCGGTTCACAAGAGGATAGCGTCTCACTCGATTCGTCCCCGGCTCGGCTAGGGGAATCAATATCGATAAAGGCAACGTCTCGATGGTCAAATTTACTCAGGGCAGGCTTATTCATCTGGCTTGGAGGAATAGCGTTTCTCAGTATTTACCATATTATCGGGACACTCGTATTCAGGAAACGAGTCAGGTTCTCCCGCCCGATCCACAATGAAGAGGTGCTGTCGGCCGTTCGAGCATGCAGCGAAAAACTGGGCCTCAAGCGAACGATCCCTGTATATGAGTCAAGCTGCGTACAGAGCCCTTGCATCTATGGAACGATAAAGCCGCGCATTTTTATGCCGGAAGACATTCTCGTCATCGCTGACTCCAGGCAGTTGACCCATATCCTTTTGCACGAGCTGGCGCATGACAAGCGTAAGGATCTATGGCTTAATTCCTTGTGGACGTTAGCCGTATGGCTGCATTGGTTTAATCCTCTGGTTTGGCTGGCCCGACGCAAAATGGTCGCCGATCGGGAATTGGCCTGCGATGCGGTTGTGCTTGAAGCGCTAGGGGAAAAGGAATCCGCGTCGTATGGTCTGACACTTCTTATGCTGTCGCGGTTATTTTCCCGAAGCTCGTCCATGCGCGCCAATTTATCTCATTTTTTCAACAACACCAACGAGACAAAACGGAGAATTGCCATGATTACAAAGTTCAAACAAGGTTCGTCCAAGCTGTCTGTCATGGCGATCGTGTCGATTTTGTTCTTGGGCGCGATCCTGCTCACTAACGCAAACGCCGAGTCGAACGCCTCCAAGGCAGAGGATGCCAAAAAGGAGAACACGGTCTCCTCCTTTCGGATCGACAGGCTGATGCCCTCGTTCAAATGGTTTCATAATCTGGGCAGAGCGCTCGCTTTTGCGAGTTTTGACTTTAAGGTGCCTGACTATGTGCCTGAAGGGTATCGGCTAAAGTATATCGACATGGGAAAAAACTTCAGCAAAGCGAACCAAGCGGATTTGGTCGAATATGTGTCCATCACCTTCGTGGAAAACTTCGGCCGACAGGATGAACGGAATATCGAGGTCTATGCGTCCAGAGGGAAAGGCACAATGCTGGAGCATAATTTATTATGGGGGGCTTCCTATTCCCGTGAACCGGGCCGCGCGCTTTCTTACCGGCAAGAAGCCCTGACTGTCGGCGATCGGACAGGCACGATGTACACAACTTCAAGATCAAGGTACAAGCAGCCGCCCGAGACGGCCAAAAGCTTTGTGTGGCAGGAAAATGAGATTACGTATGCGGTCAATTACTACAGCAAGGATCTTGATCATGATGAACTGGCGAAAATCGTACAGTCGGCGGTTTGGCCGGACCAGGTTCGGCATGTAGACTATAGCGGCGCGGGCAATTCCTTCCCTTTATATGACGAGAAGGACCTGCAAGAAGCGAAGGACATTCTGGGCTTTCCGGTGAAGTTTCCGTTCGACATTTCCGCGTATGGCCTCAAGCTTTCAGATTCGATCTTGCTGCAGGCCAACGATCAGAACACCGGGTTCCCCTTGAGACCGGACACTGACGCCTTATGGCATTCTTATCGCGTTCCTTACGATTCTTCTATCTACGAGTTAAACGACTATATTTCGTTTTATCAGAGCAAAGCGCCGGTCGTGGACGTCAACAAGCTGTCGTTCTTACGCACACTTGAGATCAGTGGCATTGGCATTTCCGTTTACACGGATCCGGACCATGTCTACTCGGAGCCCATTCATTCAGACAACAATAAGTTAAAGTTCAAGTCTCAAACATATTACGTCTGGGAGCAAAATGGCATCCACTATACGGCCTATTTCGTCGGGGTGGACCGGCATCAGGAGGAAAACCTGGAGGCGTTAGTGCTCGCCCCTGTCCAGTGA
- a CDS encoding Gfo/Idh/MocA family protein, with protein MSKTVTVALIGAGLRGMKYSGFSSQKSLGMQIVAVADPDEVRRQRAQQQFGLADERCYANWDAFFAEPRLADAVFICTRDRDHYIPAMKALECGYHVLLEKPMSPSWQECMALGKQAEKYDRKLTICHVLRYAPFFVEIKRLLDEGRIGRLMSIQHNENVGYWHQAHSYVRGYFSRSEDSSPMILAKSCHDMDIMSWLAGGACLSVASYGHLSYFRPENAPPGAPERCIDGCPVEDTCVYYAPNTYLIENGGWKAEAASNDPSYEARYRAMKEGPFGRCVFRCDNDVVDHQVVSMEFENEITAVFTMSAFTENTSRTLKLMGTEGELRATMDTDEIEVRRFGSGSTERIQLSTPDGHIGHGGGDSRLVKDFLDVIRSDGKSYSATSAHASIQSHLMAFAAERSRLEKRMVRLDEFNQEPERELEH; from the coding sequence ATGTCAAAAACCGTAACTGTAGCGCTCATCGGAGCCGGCTTGCGCGGCATGAAGTACAGCGGCTTCTCTTCTCAAAAGTCGCTGGGCATGCAGATCGTGGCAGTGGCCGATCCCGATGAAGTGCGAAGACAGCGGGCGCAGCAGCAATTCGGCCTTGCGGACGAGCGCTGCTATGCGAATTGGGATGCCTTTTTTGCAGAGCCGCGTCTGGCGGACGCCGTCTTCATCTGCACGCGGGATCGCGATCATTATATCCCGGCCATGAAGGCGCTGGAATGCGGGTACCACGTGCTGCTGGAGAAGCCGATGTCTCCCAGCTGGCAGGAATGCATGGCGCTTGGCAAGCAAGCCGAGAAGTACGATCGGAAGCTGACGATCTGTCACGTGCTTCGATACGCGCCGTTTTTCGTCGAGATCAAGCGCCTGCTGGACGAAGGCAGAATCGGCAGGCTGATGTCGATCCAGCACAACGAGAACGTCGGATACTGGCATCAGGCGCATAGTTACGTGCGCGGCTACTTCAGCAGATCGGAGGATTCCAGCCCGATGATCCTGGCCAAGTCCTGTCATGATATGGATATCATGTCGTGGCTGGCGGGCGGCGCATGTCTGAGCGTGGCTTCTTATGGACATCTGTCCTACTTCCGGCCGGAGAATGCGCCCCCGGGAGCGCCCGAGCGCTGCATTGACGGATGCCCGGTCGAGGATACCTGCGTATATTATGCGCCGAACACTTATCTGATTGAAAATGGAGGCTGGAAGGCCGAAGCCGCCAGCAACGATCCGAGTTACGAGGCGCGCTATCGCGCGATGAAGGAAGGACCGTTCGGACGCTGCGTCTTCCGGTGCGACAACGATGTCGTCGATCATCAGGTCGTCAGCATGGAATTCGAGAATGAGATCACGGCCGTGTTCACGATGAGCGCCTTCACGGAAAATACCAGCCGAACGTTGAAGCTGATGGGAACGGAAGGCGAGCTGCGCGCTACGATGGATACCGACGAGATCGAAGTCAGACGCTTCGGCAGCGGCAGCACGGAGCGGATCCAATTGTCGACGCCTGACGGACATATCGGTCACGGGGGAGGCGACAGCAGGCTGGTTAAGGATTTTCTGGACGTCATTCGGTCGGACGGCAAGAGTTACAGCGCGACTTCTGCGCACGCTTCGATTCAGAGCCATCTGATGGCCTTCGCTGCGGAACGCTCCCGATTGGAAAAAAGAATGGTCCGCCTGGACGAATTCAATCAGGAGCCGGAGCGGGAGCTCGAGCACTAG
- a CDS encoding winged helix-turn-helix transcriptional regulator, whose amino-acid sequence MEANAETAAERKCPIETVMHLLGGKWKPLILWHLLENTRRFSELEKLIPEVTQKMLAQHLRELEADRLVTRTIYPSVPPKVEYMLSEYGKTMVPVLETMCAWGENHNRLNLGPASPITAQSV is encoded by the coding sequence ATGGAAGCGAACGCTGAAACTGCGGCAGAGCGGAAATGTCCCATTGAAACGGTGATGCATTTGTTGGGCGGAAAGTGGAAGCCCTTGATCTTGTGGCATTTGTTAGAAAACACCAGACGATTCAGCGAGCTGGAGAAGCTGATTCCCGAAGTGACCCAGAAAATGCTGGCGCAGCATTTGCGGGAGCTGGAAGCCGACAGATTGGTGACGCGGACGATTTACCCCTCGGTTCCTCCAAAAGTGGAATACATGCTGAGCGAATATGGAAAAACGATGGTTCCGGTTTTGGAAACGATGTGCGCCTGGGGAGAAAACCATAATCGTTTGAACCTGGGGCCGGCTTCCCCAATCACCGCACAATCTGTGTAG
- a CDS encoding carboxymuconolactone decarboxylase family protein yields METNGYDKGIEVLQRMVSEETLNATVKRMEKFSPDMAKLIVEFPYGSLYARPGLDLKQRSLLTIAAMIASGAASQLDFHIKGALNVGLTPNEIVEAVMHCVSYAGFPKTLDAMFVVMKVFEEQGITYEEE; encoded by the coding sequence ATGGAAACAAATGGTTACGATAAAGGCATCGAAGTGCTGCAGCGCATGGTCAGCGAAGAGACGCTGAACGCCACGGTTAAACGAATGGAAAAATTCAGCCCGGATATGGCCAAGCTGATCGTCGAGTTTCCTTACGGCTCGCTGTATGCCCGGCCGGGCCTGGATTTAAAGCAGAGAAGCCTGCTTACCATTGCAGCTATGATTGCATCGGGCGCGGCATCGCAGCTCGACTTCCATATCAAAGGGGCGCTCAATGTAGGCCTCACGCCCAATGAGATTGTAGAGGCCGTCATGCACTGCGTCTCTTATGCGGGCTTCCCCAAGACGCTGGATGCGATGTTCGTGGTCATGAAGGTGTTTGAGGAGCAGGGGATTACATACGAAGAAGAATGA
- a CDS encoding glucosamine-6-phosphate deaminase — MNLKISDTPDQSGLAAAIEAERILQDTLAQQNEARLLLSTGASQFEFLKHLTTRNVDWSRVEMFHLDEYIGLPEAHPASFRKYLKERFLQDVKVKRAYLVDGEGSVPEVLKSLKEEIARAPIDLALIGIGENGHIAFNDPPADFDIEEPYMAVDLNDSCKDQQVGEGWFASRDEVPKQAITMTVKQIMKSRHILSVVPHAVKAEAIRNTMLKGVDPQFPSTILKTHSHWQLYLDQASASLIYQRC, encoded by the coding sequence ATGAATTTGAAAATATCGGATACGCCCGATCAATCGGGGCTGGCAGCGGCGATTGAGGCGGAGCGAATTCTGCAGGATACATTGGCACAGCAAAATGAGGCACGACTGTTGTTATCGACCGGCGCGTCGCAGTTTGAATTTCTGAAGCATCTCACAACCAGGAACGTCGACTGGAGCCGGGTCGAAATGTTCCATCTGGACGAGTATATCGGCTTGCCGGAAGCGCATCCTGCGAGCTTTCGCAAATATCTGAAGGAACGGTTCCTGCAGGACGTGAAGGTGAAGCGCGCGTATCTGGTAGACGGGGAGGGCTCGGTCCCGGAGGTGTTGAAGTCGCTTAAGGAAGAGATTGCCCGGGCCCCCATCGATCTGGCCTTGATCGGCATCGGCGAGAACGGTCATATCGCTTTTAACGACCCGCCTGCCGACTTTGACATCGAGGAACCGTATATGGCGGTCGATCTGAACGACTCCTGCAAAGATCAGCAGGTTGGAGAAGGCTGGTTCGCATCGCGCGACGAGGTGCCGAAACAGGCGATCACGATGACAGTGAAGCAGATTATGAAAAGCCGCCATATTCTCTCAGTCGTTCCTCATGCGGTAAAAGCGGAGGCCATTCGCAACACCATGCTGAAGGGCGTGGATCCGCAGTTTCCTTCGACGATTCTGAAGACGCATTCTCATTGGCAATTGTATCTGGACCAAGCATCGGCATCCTTGATCTATCAGCGTTGTTAA
- a CDS encoding N-acetylglucosamine-6-phosphate deacetylase, which produces MTLKGRDAVTGQAVEVTVSQERIVDVSSVVEPQAGAEDLPWISAGWIDLQVNGFGGYDLNGETLTPGDLEGVVRALHPKGVSAFLPTIITGPIEQMRRAFGTIAGYVRERRFGSRSIVGIHMEGPYLSGEDGSRGAHPAAHIRDPDWDEFQRLQEAAEGLIRMVTIAPERKGAIPFIQRLADTGVVVAIGHTRAGAEQLEEAVQAGARVSTHLGNGSEPMLPRHPNYIWQQLADDRLWATFIPDGHHLAPPVLKAMLRAKRDKALFVSDSVRFGGMAPGAYSSPIGGQVVLQANGRLHTAANPNILAGSASSLADGIANAVRFTDLSLAEAVQAVTIRPARVMGFETIGALRPGMRADLTLFRHEPGGAVVVEETVAAGESVYRQLI; this is translated from the coding sequence ATGACATTGAAAGGTAGAGACGCGGTAACGGGACAGGCGGTGGAAGTGACGGTCTCTCAAGAGCGGATCGTTGACGTCAGCAGCGTGGTCGAGCCGCAAGCAGGTGCCGAAGACCTGCCCTGGATCAGCGCCGGCTGGATCGATCTGCAAGTGAACGGGTTCGGGGGATACGATCTTAACGGGGAGACGCTGACGCCCGGGGATCTGGAGGGCGTCGTTCGCGCGCTGCACCCGAAGGGGGTCTCCGCCTTCTTGCCGACGATTATCACGGGGCCGATCGAACAGATGCGGCGCGCTTTCGGGACGATTGCCGGTTATGTAAGAGAGAGGCGCTTCGGCAGCCGTTCGATCGTCGGCATTCATATGGAAGGTCCCTATTTATCGGGTGAGGACGGGAGCCGCGGCGCTCATCCTGCGGCGCATATCCGCGATCCGGATTGGGACGAATTCCAGCGTCTGCAGGAGGCGGCCGAAGGCTTGATCCGAATGGTCACGATCGCGCCGGAACGCAAGGGAGCGATACCGTTCATTCAACGCCTCGCGGACACGGGTGTTGTGGTGGCCATCGGGCATACCCGAGCCGGCGCCGAACAACTGGAGGAAGCCGTACAAGCGGGCGCCCGCGTGTCGACGCATCTGGGCAACGGCTCGGAGCCGATGCTGCCCCGGCATCCCAATTATATCTGGCAGCAGCTGGCCGACGACCGGCTATGGGCGACGTTCATCCCGGACGGGCACCATCTTGCGCCTCCGGTGCTCAAGGCGATGCTTCGGGCCAAGCGCGACAAGGCGCTGTTCGTCAGCGACAGCGTTCGCTTCGGCGGCATGGCGCCGGGCGCCTACAGCAGCCCGATCGGCGGACAGGTCGTTCTGCAGGCGAACGGGCGGCTGCATACGGCTGCCAATCCGAACATTCTGGCCGGCTCCGCCTCCTCGCTGGCGGATGGAATCGCCAATGCCGTTCGATTTACGGATCTATCCCTGGCCGAGGCGGTGCAGGCCGTAACGATACGGCCTGCGCGGGTGATGGGATTCGAGACGATCGGCGCGCTCCGGCCCGGCATGCGGGCCGATCTGACGCTCTTCCGTCACGAACCCGGCGGAGCGGTCGTCGTCGAGGAGACGGTAGCGGCAGGAGAGTCCGTGTATCGACAGTTAATATGA